In Mastigocladopsis repens PCC 10914, a single window of DNA contains:
- a CDS encoding chemotaxis protein CheB, translating into MDSFQKKVVLVEDSPIALEILQRLLNSSPEVAVVGTARNGLEGLEVITKTQPDVICTDLLMENMDGLELTKRVMAQDPRPILVISNFVQNTDIDTIFRLLQAGAADVFPKPTTGSPTDYEQIKAALIAKIKVLSSVKVAARSQQKQPLTSPPEEAITSGPFLKTKTRVSNMTTPIRVISIGASTRGLQAIQKILCKLPSDFPLPIICTLHVGEGVLSGLVNWLSCECSLRVKVAEVGESPVPGTVYFAPEKNHLELDSRSKFMYLRSVPGEKHCPSITVMFKSIASYYGRASAGILLTGLGNDGAQGLQAISQIGGLTVAQDEKGGAAFGMVKEAIALDAAQYLLAIEDIAPFLVETVLSK; encoded by the coding sequence ATGGATTCTTTTCAAAAGAAAGTGGTTCTAGTCGAGGATTCTCCTATTGCCCTGGAAATTCTCCAACGATTACTCAATTCCTCACCAGAGGTTGCTGTGGTCGGTACCGCACGCAATGGTTTGGAGGGTCTGGAAGTCATTACCAAGACGCAGCCAGATGTGATTTGTACAGACCTGCTTATGGAAAACATGGATGGTCTGGAGTTGACCAAACGCGTGATGGCTCAAGACCCCCGACCAATTTTGGTGATTAGCAATTTTGTACAAAACACAGATATAGACACTATCTTCCGTCTGTTGCAAGCCGGAGCGGCAGATGTTTTCCCCAAACCGACCACAGGTTCGCCCACTGACTATGAGCAAATCAAAGCAGCGTTGATTGCCAAAATTAAAGTCCTTTCTAGTGTAAAAGTGGCTGCCAGATCGCAACAAAAACAGCCGCTGACTTCTCCCCCTGAGGAGGCTATAACGTCTGGGCCGTTCCTAAAGACTAAAACACGAGTGTCAAATATGACAACTCCTATCAGAGTTATCAGTATAGGGGCTTCCACACGAGGTCTTCAAGCTATCCAGAAGATTCTGTGCAAACTCCCGTCTGATTTCCCATTGCCCATTATTTGTACCTTGCATGTAGGTGAAGGCGTTTTGTCAGGATTAGTGAATTGGCTGTCCTGTGAGTGTTCCTTGAGGGTCAAAGTTGCTGAAGTTGGCGAGTCTCCTGTACCAGGAACAGTTTATTTTGCTCCAGAGAAGAATCATCTCGAATTAGACTCTCGAAGCAAGTTTATGTATTTAAGATCTGTACCAGGAGAAAAGCATTGTCCCTCCATTACAGTCATGTTCAAATCTATCGCTAGCTACTATGGCAGAGCAAGCGCCGGGATTTTATTAACTGGGCTTGGCAATGACGGCGCACAAGGCTTACAGGCGATTTCTCAAATAGGAGGTCTGACAGTCGCCCAAGATGAAAAAGGTGGTGCGGCTTTTGGCATGGTGAAAGAGGCGATCGCCCTAGATGCTGCTCAATATTTGCTTGCCATTGAAGATATCGCCCCTTTCTTAGTAGAAACCGTACTTAGCAAATAG
- a CDS encoding helix-turn-helix domain-containing protein: protein MAGVTKVEIYESAEELQELLRKQKIVSSRERIQALYLLKIGHVKTIQDVAVVLGRARVTVQRWLKDYTESGIKGLLSTKKSPGRPPMINLQAREQLDRELQQPQGFKSYEEIRTWLKAVEGIEASYKVVHDTVRYQMKAKLKVPRAVGVKYDSEAELEFKKNCHNT, encoded by the coding sequence ATGGCTGGAGTCACCAAAGTAGAAATATATGAGTCAGCAGAAGAATTACAGGAACTGCTGAGAAAACAAAAAATAGTATCAAGTCGTGAACGGATTCAAGCGTTGTATTTGCTGAAAATAGGTCATGTAAAAACAATACAGGATGTAGCGGTGGTGCTAGGGAGAGCAAGGGTAACGGTACAAAGATGGTTGAAGGACTATACCGAATCAGGAATAAAAGGTTTATTGTCAACGAAAAAGAGTCCAGGAAGACCGCCAATGATTAACTTACAAGCAAGAGAGCAGCTAGACAGAGAACTTCAACAGCCACAGGGATTTAAAAGTTATGAAGAAATACGAACTTGGTTAAAAGCAGTGGAAGGGATAGAAGCATCATATAAAGTAGTACACGACACAGTGCGCTATCAAATGAAAGCGAAGCTAAAAGTACCGCGAGCCGTAGGTGTCAAATACGATAGTGAAGCAGAATTGGAATTTAAAAAAAACTGCCACAATACCTAG
- a CDS encoding IS630 family transposase produces the protein MRYWCGNESRVGLKTEPGRLITTKGVKPIGIMQWKRDNFYLYGLVEPLTGEHFIWEFSHLNTACFNIFLEKFSETYSQDIHILQLDNGAFHFSQHLKLPENIVLLFQPPHTPQVNPIERLWEEVKRHLTWESFSTLDELREFIWKRLEQLNTSIVASITGWDFILDALFVSGFS, from the coding sequence ATTAGATATTGGTGTGGAAACGAAAGCCGTGTGGGGTTGAAGACTGAACCTGGGAGATTAATTACGACAAAAGGAGTCAAGCCCATCGGCATTATGCAATGGAAGCGGGATAATTTTTATTTATATGGATTAGTAGAACCATTAACTGGAGAGCATTTTATTTGGGAATTCTCTCATTTAAATACAGCTTGTTTCAATATTTTTTTAGAAAAATTCTCAGAGACTTATTCTCAAGATATACATATTCTTCAGTTAGATAATGGAGCGTTTCATTTTAGTCAGCATCTCAAACTACCAGAAAATATAGTTTTGTTATTTCAGCCTCCGCATACACCTCAAGTTAATCCAATTGAAAGATTGTGGGAGGAGGTTAAAAGGCATTTAACTTGGGAAAGCTTCTCAACTTTAGATGAATTAAGAGAATTTATTTGGAAGCGATTGGAACAATTAAACACATCAATCGTTGCTTCTATTACAGGTTGGGATTTTATTCTTGATGCTTTATTTGTATCAGGCTTTTCGTGA
- a CDS encoding ABC transporter permease, whose translation MFWSTAIEAELEYRINFLLATLSSLGNLAGSLFGLFLFYGNGYTFAGWSWEAALVVLGIFTLLQGFSATFLAPNLNSIVRHVQEGTLDFVLIKPIRSQFWLSTRTLSPWGLPDIIFGSVIIGYAGTRLGLGIDNYLISVIPLCFGLVILYSLWFMLGATSIWFVKIYNVTEVLRGLLEAGRYPMVAYPTAFRFFFTFVVPVAFLTTVPAQAMLGQSQITWIVGAGVLALMLFFVSIRFWRFALRFYTSASS comes from the coding sequence TTGTTCTGGAGTACTGCTATAGAGGCTGAGTTGGAGTATCGTATCAACTTCCTCTTAGCAACCTTAAGCAGCTTGGGCAATCTTGCAGGCAGTCTGTTTGGACTATTCTTGTTTTATGGTAATGGCTACACCTTCGCTGGGTGGTCATGGGAAGCAGCTTTGGTAGTACTGGGGATTTTTACTCTGCTGCAAGGCTTCTCTGCAACTTTCCTTGCGCCAAACCTAAATAGCATTGTCCGCCACGTCCAAGAAGGTACACTGGACTTTGTGCTAATCAAACCCATCCGCAGCCAGTTTTGGCTTTCCACCCGTACCCTGTCACCTTGGGGTCTGCCAGATATAATCTTTGGTAGTGTGATAATTGGCTATGCAGGTACACGACTTGGTTTAGGAATAGACAACTATCTCATCAGTGTCATTCCCCTGTGTTTTGGCTTGGTGATTCTTTACAGTTTGTGGTTCATGCTAGGAGCAACTAGCATCTGGTTCGTCAAAATATACAATGTTACCGAAGTTCTACGGGGTCTGTTGGAAGCCGGGAGATATCCGATGGTGGCGTATCCCACTGCGTTCCGCTTTTTCTTCACGTTTGTTGTTCCCGTAGCTTTTTTAACAACTGTGCCTGCCCAAGCAATGCTAGGTCAAAGTCAAATCACTTGGATAGTAGGCGCAGGAGTGTTAGCGCTGATGCTATTTTTTGTTTCCATCAGGTTTTGGCGGTTTGCTTTGCGTTTTTATACGAGTGCTTCGAGTTAA
- a CDS encoding carbon-nitrogen hydrolase family protein: MKSYLAAAIQMTSVPNLQKNLAQAEEFIDLAVRQGAELIGLPENFSFMGEESEKLAQADAIATETEKFLKTMAQRFQVTILGGGFPVPVDHTRNRVYNTALLIDPNGQELACYQKVHLFDVNVPDGNTYRESTTVMAGTQLPPVYFSPELGNIGLSVCYDVRFPELYRHMAHKGGDVMFVPAAFTAFTGKDHWQVLLQARAIENTCYIIAPAQTGINYARRQTHGHAMIIDPWGVILADAGEQPGVAIAEINPSRLEQVRRQMPSLQHRVFV; encoded by the coding sequence ATGAAGTCTTATCTAGCCGCCGCTATTCAAATGACCAGTGTGCCCAATTTACAAAAAAACTTGGCACAAGCAGAGGAATTCATCGATTTAGCAGTGCGTCAGGGTGCTGAATTAATTGGTTTGCCAGAAAACTTCTCCTTCATGGGTGAGGAAAGTGAAAAACTGGCTCAAGCTGACGCGATCGCCACCGAAACAGAAAAATTTCTCAAAACGATGGCGCAGCGTTTTCAAGTCACCATCCTAGGCGGCGGTTTTCCAGTTCCTGTAGACCATACCCGCAATAGAGTCTACAACACTGCCTTACTTATCGACCCTAACGGTCAAGAACTCGCTTGTTACCAAAAGGTACACTTATTTGATGTGAACGTCCCAGACGGCAACACCTATCGAGAGTCCACTACAGTCATGGCTGGCACGCAATTACCCCCTGTGTACTTCTCACCAGAACTTGGTAATATAGGGCTATCGGTTTGCTACGATGTCCGCTTTCCTGAACTCTATCGACACATGGCTCACAAAGGCGGGGATGTCATGTTCGTGCCTGCTGCGTTTACTGCTTTCACAGGCAAAGACCATTGGCAAGTCCTACTGCAAGCGCGTGCCATTGAAAATACCTGCTACATTATTGCTCCAGCACAAACAGGAATCAACTATGCCCGCCGCCAAACACACGGACACGCCATGATTATAGACCCTTGGGGAGTCATTTTAGCAGATGCTGGCGAGCAGCCGGGCGTTGCGATCGCCGAGATAAACCCCTCAAGGCTAGAACAAGTCCGCCGTCAAATGCCTAGCCTACAACACCGTGTCTTTGTCTGA